The segment ttaccCTCATCACAACATCTGGCTAGTAATGGGTCTAAAGGTATTGACCCTAAGAACTCTACATTCAGTTCCTCTGACATTGCCTGTGCACCACCTGTCGAAGCTGGGAATATTTCTGCAGTATTCTGTATATGAAGACAATTTCTCTTAATAACATATCTATAACATATCCTCTTTTTAATGTTGTCTCTAAATCTTGTTATCCTTACCTTGCATTTAGGGCATACAAAAATACTCATGTTCTCAATTACACCTAAGATTGGAATGTTTACTTTTCtacaaaaatcaatttccTTTCTGACATCTAAAAGAGCAACTTGTGGCGgtgttgtaataattatagcaCCTGTAATGCCAGTGCCTTTGAGGTAAGATGTAGCTGACAAGTGTTCGTCTGATGTACCAGGCGGTGTATCCAGTATAAGATAATCTAAAGTACCCCAGTCAACTTCTGATAAAAATTGCCTGATCATCCCTACAAATGTAATGCATGCAAATttctatagaataaaaaattgaaatataaaaaacaaaaagatgaaattttaaacacaAATAGTACCATTCTTCTTTGGTCCTCTCCATATAACTGCATCACTGGGACTGCTGAGCAAAAATCCAATTGACATTAACGACAAGTTATCCTCGATATactgaaacaaataataatatgcaatattaaacaatagtttttttatGGGCATAATATTCTAGTTTCAACAAGTTTACTTACTACAGGCGACCATCCTGATCCACTCTGATGAACTTGTTCACCAAGTACTCCAAGTACTCTCGGTTGTGATGGTCCACAAATGTCGATGTCCAATACTCCAATCTATGCACATAAAACATAGatgagatttaaaatttaatataattaaaaatataatatttcaatatattataaataaattaattaatatttttgatacttGTTTATTGATGTATGCTTTATTTATCTTGATTTAAAATACGAAAAGAATGAGGACACTAAAACTTTGGTAATCAATAAAGGACTCTGGCACAAGTTGATACGACATACATAGGTATATATCAGTTGACTATAGATATTCTTATCTGAGGTTATTTCCTAGTAAACTGGGGGCATTCACTATGTTAGAATGTACATTGAAAATCACATGGATGTGCTTGGAATGGGCAGAAGGGTGAGTTGTTGCACCAACTTATTTTTCAATCTTgctataaaatctattatttatataattatgaaatatatgtagcATTTATATTAGGATTTATCTTTcaatacaagaaataaataaataaattgaatgtaAGATATAAGAAACTAATTCTTTGTATCCTTGATGGAAAACATGTTTcaagcaaatataaatttagtattAGTTTCACTTATGATTAGTTGTAACTGATTAAACTTACATTTCTATCGAAATTATTTGCCGCAAAGCATCTGGATATCAATGATGTCACAGTACTTTTGCCAACTCCTCCTTTGCCTGAAAGCACTAGTAGCTTATTCCGTACTGAGGACAATCTTTCTTTCACAAGCGCTATACCAGGATCTGGTTGTTTAGTAGCTCCAGACGAACACAGTGACTGGTTTGGGCATCCTGCGCAAGCTGAAGCTTTGCCAGCATTTTCACTCTGAGTCCCAGGGCAGTCTAAAAATACACTTcataaattctaatataattctttaacgTTGCAAatacacataataaaaataatttatggtggacataaaatattcataacactttacattttattttatataatcatacattatatacttcTTAAGTAATTTCAAAtgctcttgaaaaaaaattttattaaaattgtaatatatgaaaatattatatatacaagagaGAGATGTAGAAGTATCGTTTCATCCTAACcttaaattttttgacatttgatatagaaatataatataaggtaAATGACATATTACTATAATGGTGTAATCTTAGAGAATGTTAAGTTACTtctaattattactttaatatatttttaaaatcaattgatATCAGAAAGCGTATATTTACGTTCGGGAGCTTCACTAGGTACATCTGCCATGTTGATTCTTTATGAGTCaactgtaataaatatataggaaataaaaaaatattttttttttaatttattttttataaattttgtaatctatatttaattatatttaattttattatttttttcttttaaagaaatttttttatgaatgatTAGCTCAAACTCTTATCTTAACTCTTaagtacttaataaaaaaatgtgacttATACACAATGATTATGCATTTCtcaacaataataatcataaattaatttctcattgtataagtaattttaattataatgtatatttttatgattggtcagattaaaaaatatatgtatataaagttatcttaaaaataaaaaaaaaattttacatgttatatataccaaaattgaataaaatatatataataaagtttttactacttttgtattttaaatcgttCTAATAACTTGCTaagattacattaatattaatcttattttataaagattttaaatatataatatttttaaactttatgaagataatatgtattttttacacaacTGTATACTTTAATTTGTAGCAATTGCAACCATGGAGTACAGTAGGAAGTTCAATGCCTTATATGGAACCAATATTTCCAATTCGTATAGGCGATTATACCCGTACACATAACTTACTGCCATGGAGACCAAACATGGGATTTGAGAACACAGAAGTTATTCCCTTGTAAGTAGACTCAACGTCTTCTA is part of the Anoplolepis gracilipes chromosome 2, ASM4749672v1, whole genome shotgun sequence genome and harbors:
- the Nubp1 gene encoding cytosolic Fe-S cluster assembly factor Nubp1 homolog encodes the protein MADVPSEAPEHCPGTQSENAGKASACAGCPNQSLCSSGATKQPDPGIALVKERLSSVRNKLLVLSGKGGVGKSTVTSLISRCFAANNFDRNIGVLDIDICGPSQPRVLGVLGEQVHQSGSGWSPVYIEDNLSLMSIGFLLSSPSDAVIWRGPKKNGMIRQFLSEVDWGTLDYLILDTPPGTSDEHLSATSYLKGTGITGAIIITTPPQVALLDVRKEIDFCRKVNIPILGVIENMSIFVCPKCKNTAEIFPASTGGAQAMSEELNVEFLGSIPLDPLLARCCDEGKSFLTEMSDSPTISALNKICKRIIQKCEEKENYPNNFMQNM